From Mustelus asterias chromosome 19, sMusAst1.hap1.1, whole genome shotgun sequence, one genomic window encodes:
- the exosc6 gene encoding LOW QUALITY PROTEIN: exosome complex component MTR3 (The sequence of the model RefSeq protein was modified relative to this genomic sequence to represent the inferred CDS: inserted 1 base in 1 codon; deleted 3 bases in 2 codons; substituted 2 bases at 2 genomic stop codons), producing the protein MAQWGDNQFGNSTPPFHIGNKKNPSHFWRLWEEGADARPWHEQLAAKPWLVFSXVGLVSQADSSMYPEYRRSKVLCIMSGCQESDRKEERGLSGATLGCEFRYTLFSCRKREAWIQSNLEKEYFMEQSLKLAICLHLYPRFQIEVFMMVLENDGTTVVAVLTCASIMLAEVAIKMSDVVVGCSLRQCGNVSFLDLITAEKYHVSSLHEGSLTVALLFTLNWISGLVFKGEWXEQTLVEAFKAHVEGCQKLFTXVQQHLNRSIERNIPVCQ; encoded by the exons AAGAATCCCAGTCATTTCTGGCGTTTGTGGGAAGAAGGTGCAGATGCAAGGCCATGGCATGAACAATTGGCAGCCAAACCATGGCTGGTGTTTTCCTGAGTTGGGCTGGTGAGCCAGGCGGACAGCTCAATGTATCCTGAATACAGGAGGAGCAAGGTGCTATGCATCATGTCCGGA TGCCAAGAGAGTGACAGGAAGGAGGAGCGTGGCTTGAGTGGGGCCACACTGGGTTGTGAGTTCAGATACACCCTGTTCTCTTGCAGGAAGAGAGAAGCCTGGATTCAGAGCAACCTGGAGAAGGAGTACTTTATGGAACAGAGTTTAAAACTTGCCATCTGCCTCCACCTGTACCCTAGATTCCAGATTGAGGTATTTATGATGGTTCTGGAGAATGATGGTACCACTGTGGTAGCTGTTTTGACTTGTGCCTCCATTATGCTGGCAGAAGTGGCCATCAAGATGTCTGATGTGGTGGTGGGTTGCTCCTTGAGGCAGTGTGGAAATGTCTCCTTTCTGGATCTGATTACAGCTGAGAAGTATCATGTATCCAGCCTCCATGAAGGA AGCTTGACTGTGGCATTACTGTTCACCCTTAATTGGATCTCAGGGTTGGTGTTCAAAGGAGAGT GGGAGCAGACATTGGTGGAAGCATTCAAGGCTCATGTTGAGGGCTGTCAGAAGCTATTCACATGAGTCCAGCAGCATCTAAACAGATCGATTGAGAGGAATATCCCAGTTTGTCAATAA